The Pirellulimonas nuda genome includes a region encoding these proteins:
- a CDS encoding WXG100 family type VII secretion target, protein MSQAIVDPAELRRFANNLRKFNQELEERMGALSAQLHALSATWRDQEHKKFVEDFEEQTKAIARYVESTNDHAPFLLRKADRIDEYLQQR, encoded by the coding sequence ATGTCGCAAGCCATCGTTGACCCGGCCGAGCTTCGGCGCTTCGCCAACAACCTGCGCAAGTTCAATCAGGAGTTGGAGGAGCGGATGGGCGCGCTGAGCGCGCAGCTCCATGCCCTGAGCGCCACCTGGCGTGACCAGGAGCACAAGAAGTTTGTCGAGGACTTCGAGGAACAAACCAAGGCGATCGCGCGCTACGTTGAATCGACGAACGACCATGCGCCGTTCCTGCTCCGCAAGGCAGACCGCATCGACGAGTACCTGCAGCAGAGGTGA
- a CDS encoding aminotransferase class I/II-fold pyridoxal phosphate-dependent enzyme has product MTWQGFEPLTIPSDAPDLVSLLRERATRYPGERAFTFLVDGETQRQHINYGQLDAKARAVATELQGRNLAGERALLLYPSGLDFIAAFFGCLYAGVVAVPAYPPRRNRNLTRIQSILKDASPKVALTTAEAWARIEPMIHDQPALLDVPWISTDKLDVSIGDKWRRTRVTPDTLAFLQYTSGSTGTPKGVMLSHGNLLSNTKYISDAFKPTTSGQGVTWLPLYHDMGLIGGVIQPIYFARPNTLMTPTHFLQKPLRWLKAVSDTGAVISGGPNFAYELAAERISDEEAATLDLSQWSVAFNGAEPVRAETMEKFSRKFAVAGFQSRGFLTCYGLAESTLMVTASDKYSEPVVRSYDAEAMKQGVARSMADSTGGAALTVVSSGVTSTGQRVAIVDPETHEEQPERIVGEVWVAGPSVAQGYWRRDELSRETFAATTASGRGPFLRTGDLGFLDGDELFISGRLKDLIIINGANHYPQDLELTVEHAHPYLPPSSGAAFTVGEDGREKLVLVHEAGRDRRIDIEEVFTAVRKAISEMHDVAPAAIVLIKPNSIPKTSSGKIQRHACRQAYLDGTLSVSAEWSATGGVTVHGRRRAAADADATEPTPPAPPAATADTNGQPPRKAPAATERTDIVDRVLATVRAVAKERSAGLTLDSDIPSLGLDSLERMEIVAALEDDFGGRFPEEAILGMETCRDVVRAVEQHLVSPDATKPTARQVLPGDYNFAESPEYQRLAESIRMAEGAGFGNPYFTVHEGLTNDTALIGGREYINFSSFNYLGMSGDPAVATATKAAVDRFGTSVSASRLVSGEKTIHLELEQLISKTLHAEDAIAMVGGHATNETVIGHLFGPGDLVLHDSLAHNSIVQGARLSGALRRAFPHNDHQACAELLERYRGEYRRVLIAVEGVYSMDGDFCDIRKFVELKNEHQCNLYVDEAHSLGTMGERGLGMSEYADLSPGDVDIWMGTLSKGLGSSGGYIAGSAEMIRYLKYTAPGFVFSTGLSPPDTAAALKALQLLLAEPQRVERLRRNSELFLSLAKQAGLNTGMSGGTPIVPIITGNSILAIRLSRMMFARGVNVQPILHPAVEEERARLRFFINALHTEDQIRQAAALLVECYEEATGESAGRASKAATASATAR; this is encoded by the coding sequence GTGACTTGGCAAGGCTTTGAACCGCTGACCATCCCAAGCGACGCCCCCGACCTGGTGTCGTTGCTGCGGGAACGCGCTACCCGCTACCCGGGCGAGCGCGCCTTTACTTTCCTCGTGGATGGCGAGACGCAGCGCCAACACATCAACTACGGCCAGCTCGACGCGAAGGCGCGCGCCGTGGCCACGGAGCTGCAGGGCCGCAACCTGGCCGGTGAGCGCGCGCTGCTGCTCTACCCGTCGGGGCTCGATTTCATCGCGGCGTTCTTCGGCTGCCTGTACGCCGGCGTGGTGGCCGTGCCGGCCTACCCGCCGCGTCGCAACCGCAACCTGACGCGCATCCAGTCGATCCTGAAAGACGCCTCTCCGAAGGTGGCGCTGACCACCGCAGAAGCGTGGGCGCGGATCGAGCCCATGATCCACGACCAGCCGGCGCTGCTGGACGTGCCCTGGATCAGCACCGACAAGCTCGACGTCAGCATCGGAGACAAATGGCGTCGCACGCGGGTCACGCCCGACACGCTTGCGTTCCTGCAGTACACGTCCGGCTCCACCGGCACGCCGAAGGGGGTCATGCTCAGCCACGGCAACCTGCTGAGCAACACGAAGTACATCTCCGACGCCTTCAAACCGACCACCAGCGGCCAAGGGGTCACCTGGCTGCCGCTGTACCACGACATGGGGCTGATCGGCGGCGTGATCCAGCCGATCTACTTTGCGCGGCCCAACACGCTGATGACGCCGACGCACTTCCTGCAGAAGCCGCTTCGGTGGCTCAAGGCGGTGTCGGACACCGGGGCGGTAATCAGCGGCGGGCCGAACTTCGCCTACGAGCTCGCCGCCGAGCGCATCAGCGACGAAGAAGCGGCAACGCTCGACCTGAGCCAATGGTCCGTCGCCTTCAACGGCGCGGAGCCGGTGCGGGCCGAGACGATGGAGAAGTTCAGCCGCAAGTTTGCCGTGGCCGGCTTCCAGTCCCGGGGCTTCCTCACCTGCTACGGTTTGGCCGAATCGACGCTGATGGTGACCGCGTCCGATAAGTACAGCGAGCCGGTGGTGCGGTCGTACGACGCCGAAGCCATGAAGCAGGGCGTCGCCCGCTCGATGGCCGACTCGACAGGCGGGGCGGCGCTCACCGTCGTTAGCTCTGGCGTCACTTCCACCGGTCAGCGCGTGGCGATCGTCGACCCGGAGACGCACGAGGAGCAGCCCGAGCGGATCGTCGGCGAGGTGTGGGTTGCCGGCCCGAGCGTAGCGCAGGGCTACTGGCGCCGCGACGAGCTGTCGCGCGAAACCTTCGCCGCCACCACCGCGTCGGGCCGCGGGCCGTTCCTCCGCACCGGCGACCTTGGATTCCTGGACGGCGACGAGCTGTTCATCAGCGGCCGGCTGAAAGACCTGATCATCATCAACGGCGCCAATCACTACCCGCAGGACCTGGAGCTGACGGTCGAGCACGCCCACCCGTACCTCCCCCCCTCGAGCGGGGCCGCGTTCACCGTCGGTGAGGATGGCCGCGAGAAGCTGGTGCTGGTGCACGAAGCGGGCCGCGACCGGCGGATCGACATCGAGGAAGTGTTCACCGCGGTCCGCAAGGCGATCTCTGAGATGCACGACGTGGCGCCCGCCGCGATTGTGTTGATCAAGCCCAACTCCATCCCGAAGACCTCCAGCGGAAAGATCCAGCGGCACGCGTGCCGCCAGGCGTACCTGGACGGGACGCTTTCGGTGTCCGCCGAATGGTCCGCCACGGGGGGCGTCACGGTGCACGGCCGACGTCGCGCCGCGGCCGACGCCGATGCGACCGAACCCACCCCCCCCGCCCCGCCGGCGGCGACCGCCGACACGAACGGCCAGCCCCCGCGCAAGGCCCCAGCCGCGACCGAGCGCACCGACATTGTCGACCGCGTGTTGGCGACGGTTCGGGCGGTGGCCAAGGAACGCTCCGCCGGGCTGACGCTCGACTCCGATATCCCGTCGCTCGGGCTCGACTCGCTTGAGCGGATGGAGATTGTCGCCGCGTTGGAAGACGACTTCGGCGGGCGATTCCCGGAAGAAGCCATCTTGGGGATGGAGACCTGCCGCGACGTGGTTCGCGCGGTCGAGCAGCACCTCGTCTCGCCCGACGCCACGAAGCCCACGGCCCGTCAGGTGCTTCCCGGCGACTACAACTTCGCGGAAAGCCCGGAGTACCAGCGTCTGGCAGAGAGCATCCGGATGGCCGAAGGGGCCGGTTTCGGCAACCCCTACTTCACGGTGCACGAAGGCCTGACGAACGACACCGCCCTGATCGGCGGCCGCGAGTACATCAATTTCAGCAGCTTCAACTACCTCGGCATGTCTGGGGACCCCGCCGTCGCCACGGCGACCAAAGCAGCGGTCGACCGCTTCGGCACCAGCGTTTCTGCGAGCCGGCTCGTCTCGGGCGAAAAGACAATCCACCTCGAGCTTGAGCAACTGATCTCCAAGACGTTGCACGCAGAAGACGCGATCGCGATGGTCGGCGGGCACGCCACCAACGAGACGGTGATCGGGCACTTGTTCGGCCCAGGCGACCTGGTGCTGCACGACTCGCTGGCCCACAACAGCATCGTGCAGGGCGCCCGCCTCTCCGGCGCGCTCCGCCGGGCCTTCCCCCACAACGACCATCAAGCGTGCGCCGAGCTGCTCGAGCGCTACCGCGGCGAGTACCGCCGCGTGCTGATCGCCGTCGAGGGGGTCTACAGCATGGACGGCGACTTCTGCGACATCCGCAAGTTCGTCGAACTGAAGAACGAGCACCAGTGCAACCTGTACGTCGACGAGGCCCACTCGCTGGGGACCATGGGCGAGCGCGGCCTGGGGATGTCCGAGTACGCCGACCTCAGCCCCGGGGACGTCGACATCTGGATGGGGACCCTGTCGAAGGGGCTCGGGTCGAGCGGCGGCTACATCGCCGGCAGCGCCGAGATGATCCGCTACCTCAAGTACACCGCCCCCGGCTTCGTGTTCAGCACGGGCCTCTCGCCACCCGACACCGCGGCGGCCCTGAAAGCGTTGCAACTGCTGCTGGCCGAGCCCCAGCGTGTAGAGCGGCTCCGGCGTAACTCCGAGCTGTTCCTGTCGCTGGCGAAGCAAGCGGGGCTGAACACCGGGATGAGCGGCGGCACGCCGATCGTGCCGATCATTACCGGCAACTCGATCCTGGCGATCCGGCTCTCGAGGATGATGTTCGCCCGCGGCGTCAACGTGCAGCCGATCCTGCACCCCGCCGTCGAAGAGGAACGCGCCCGCCTGCGGTTCTTCATCAACGCGCTCCACACCGAAGACCAGATCCGCCAGGCGGCGGCCTTGTTGGTGGAGTGCTACGAAGAGGCAACCGGCGAGTCGGCCGGACGCGCGTCGAAAGCCGCCACGGCGTCGGCGACCGCCCGATAG
- a CDS encoding BBP7 family outer membrane beta-barrel protein has translation MSPTRLRLILAALASVTAFPLAAYAEEMITEPFYSEPNYEWFEPVDIDLDGQMGNYSDQGFYGSISRTYWAMNGVKTTIGEAGLTYQSEQIFRNLTHRDPINPTPPNQPIDFIPDALVDDETTTVPTYTIQNDINDAPPGADFSAGERYEIGYVQDDVAWSFTFLDQQEWQTHETYGFVPPDDFSDPDNPIVFESLNGFGSVHVNFRTPERFLQGWRDYADAADLQDGVPGFFPVPGLPGIFVEVIPFGVDATNNGPSGTGDGIIDDTNFNGGTFFVVDTNGDGIADATAIDYGDLHSFNLRFDFLQVRNVTNVNSVEIMRSHRLGNRHHMQKHQNQHFEVGYGVRFFRMEDEFSFDGRTDLMGRIFSNTRTENQLVGPQLRLKWVYQQAKWRTDLDARFMFGWNIQDLDQTNGVGEDALPGGLNNSLIAQPHYSRYGRQDEDFSPLVELRAQVGYQLTNAVSINAGYTATYIDSITRSSQVVDYYLPYIGLKQGGEQTIFMNGVDVGVEVRF, from the coding sequence ATGTCCCCCACTCGACTCCGTTTAATCTTGGCCGCCTTGGCGTCCGTGACAGCCTTCCCTCTCGCGGCGTACGCCGAAGAGATGATCACGGAGCCGTTTTACAGCGAGCCCAACTACGAGTGGTTCGAACCGGTCGACATCGACCTCGACGGCCAGATGGGCAACTACTCCGACCAGGGCTTCTACGGCAGCATCTCCCGCACCTATTGGGCGATGAACGGCGTGAAGACCACCATCGGCGAAGCGGGGCTGACCTATCAGTCAGAACAGATCTTCCGCAATCTGACGCACCGCGATCCGATCAACCCCACCCCGCCGAACCAGCCGATCGACTTCATCCCGGACGCGTTGGTCGACGACGAGACGACCACGGTGCCTACCTACACGATCCAGAACGACATCAACGACGCCCCGCCAGGGGCCGACTTCTCGGCCGGCGAACGCTACGAGATTGGCTACGTGCAGGACGACGTCGCCTGGTCGTTCACGTTCCTCGACCAGCAAGAGTGGCAGACGCACGAGACCTATGGCTTCGTGCCGCCCGACGACTTCTCCGATCCGGACAACCCGATCGTCTTCGAGAGCCTGAACGGGTTCGGGAGCGTACACGTCAACTTCCGCACTCCGGAACGGTTCCTCCAAGGCTGGCGTGACTACGCCGACGCGGCGGACCTGCAGGACGGCGTGCCAGGGTTCTTCCCGGTGCCCGGGCTGCCCGGCATCTTCGTTGAGGTGATCCCGTTCGGCGTCGACGCCACCAACAACGGCCCCAGCGGCACGGGCGACGGCATCATCGACGACACGAACTTCAACGGCGGCACCTTCTTCGTGGTAGACACCAACGGCGACGGCATCGCCGACGCCACCGCGATCGACTACGGCGACCTCCACTCGTTCAACCTGCGGTTTGACTTCCTTCAGGTGCGGAACGTGACGAACGTCAACAGCGTGGAGATCATGCGATCGCACCGGCTGGGCAACCGCCACCACATGCAGAAGCACCAGAACCAGCACTTTGAGGTTGGCTACGGCGTCCGCTTCTTCCGCATGGAAGACGAGTTCAGCTTCGACGGCCGCACCGACCTGATGGGACGCATCTTCAGCAACACGCGGACGGAGAACCAGTTGGTTGGACCGCAGCTACGCCTGAAGTGGGTGTACCAGCAAGCCAAGTGGCGCACCGACCTCGACGCCCGGTTCATGTTCGGCTGGAACATCCAGGACCTGGATCAGACCAACGGCGTCGGCGAGGACGCCCTGCCGGGCGGCCTGAACAACTCGCTGATCGCCCAGCCGCACTACTCGCGGTACGGCCGGCAGGACGAAGACTTCTCGCCGCTGGTGGAGCTTCGCGCCCAGGTTGGCTATCAGCTAACCAACGCGGTCTCGATCAACGCCGGGTACACGGCGACCTACATCGACAGCATCACCCGCTCTTCGCAGGTGGTGGACTACTACCTCCCCTACATCGGGCTGAAGCAGGGTGGGGAGCAAACGATCTTTATGAATGGCGTCGACGTCGGTGTTGAGGTGCGGTTCTAA